The nucleotide window GGAACTCCGGCGCACGACCGCACCCGCACGGCTCGAAGCCCTCGTACCGCAACCCGGCTTCGACGACCGCCGCGACCGCCGCCCATCCCGAGCCGTCCCGGCGCGGGGGCGCCGCGAAGTCGTGGCCGGCGAACACCATCGGACGGCGGCACTCCGGGCAGAGGTGCTCCGCGCCGTCCCAGGCGTGCTTGCCACTCCGCCGGCAAGGCACGCAGACGTAGTGGACCTTGTAGGTCGACTCCGCGTACCGGCACATGCCACCCACCCTATCGGCCACCCCTTCCGCCGAGGGGACTTCCGGGCACCGCCGGTTCCCTTCTTTCCTCCGCCGTGAACCAGCGAACACACCGATCCGGCGGAATTCACTTTCACCCGTTCGGCCCAGTGCTCGACAGCGTGAATTCACCCGCACCGCCAGTACCAGAGGAAATGCCGGTAATCACCCCGGAGCAGATGGTAAACGCCGTTCGCCGCCTCGCGGACGAGTGTCCGCAAGGCGGGCCGCGCCGAACGGCTGTCAGGGGTTCGTGGTAAAAAACGGACCCTGATCGATTCTGCGGCAACACGGAGGGTGAGGCGAAGACGGGTGACGGCGGCCGCTGTGTCCCATCGTCGTGTCCGCTTCCTCGTCCGGGTCCCCATTCCTCGCCGACCGTCACTCAGGAGTTCGTGAACCGCCGTGCTGAACAAAGACCCCAGGGACGAGTCGGACAAGCCGTACGACAAGTCGATCCGCAAAAGGCTGACCAGGACCGTTCTCATTCCCAGTGTGACACTGCTGGTGCTCTGGATCGCCGTCTCGTCCTACTTCCTCTTCAATGGCGTATACGTCCGGTTGGTCGCGGCTTCCGTCCGTGAGGTCTCCATCCCCGCCGCCACCGCGCTGGCCGAGTTCCAGAAGGAACGCCAGACCGCGCTGCAGTACCTCGACGACCCGGCACTCGGGCCGGCGCGGCTCCAGCAACAGCAGAAGGCCACCGACGAAAAGCTCTCCGCGCTGAAGGACGCCTTCGCCGCGACGATCTCCAACGCGCCGGACGAGATCGCGTCCAAGGTGAACGCGCTGAAGTCCCAGTTCGACCAGCTGCCCGTGCTGCGCTCGCAGATCAGCTTCCGCAGCATCGACCGCGCCCAGGTCAACTCCTACTACAACGGCGTGATGGACACCGCGTCCAACCTCTTCGACACCCAGGCCCGGGTCGTCCCCGACGCCGAGGCGGCCACCGGCGGCATCACGGCGACGTCGGTCTTCCGCGCCGGGGACATGATGTCGCGCGAGACGTCGCTGGTCTCGACGGCCTTCGCCGCCGGCACGTTCGCCCCGGACGACTTCGCCCAGTTCGCGCGGCTGTCCGGGATCTACCGCACCCAGCTGGCGCAGATCGAGCCGTTCCTCGACCCGGGCGTCCGCCAGAAGTACCAGGCGCTGACCGCCGGCACCGCGTGGCGGCAGCTGGCGACCGCCGAAGAGGCGATCGTCAAGCACGGCCCGTGGGCCGCCGGCGAGCAGAACTCCGTGCCGGTGTCCGAAACGGACTGGCAGAACGCGACGACCCAGGTCGCCCAGGGCCTCAACGACCTCGCCATCACCCAGGCGGACAAGGTCTCGGCGGCGGCGATCGACGCCGGTGACGCGCAGCTGCGCAACGTCATCATCGGCAGCATCGTCGCCCTGCTCGCCTCGCTGGCCGCGATCATCGTCGCGGTGCGGGTGTCCCGCTCGCTCGTCGACCGCGCGCTGATGACTCGTCTCGCGCGGCTGCGCAACGACTCGCTCGACCTCGCCCGCAACCGGCTGCCGGACATCGTGGAGCGGCTCAAGAGCGGCGAACCCGTCGACCTGACCGAAGAGCTCCCCCGGCTCGACCACGGCCGCGACGAGATCGGCCAGGTGGCCGAGGCCTTCAACGTCGCCCAGCTGACCGCCGTCAACGCCGCGGCCAGCGAGGCCAAGGCCCGCAGCGGCGTGCACAACGTGTTCCTCGGCATCGCGCACCGCAACCAGGTGCTGGTCCACCAGCAGCTGCAGATCCTCGACGAGATGGAAGCGCGCGAGGACGACTCGACGCAGCTGGCGGCGCTGTTCC belongs to Amycolatopsis tolypomycina and includes:
- a CDS encoding sensor histidine kinase; its protein translation is MLNKDPRDESDKPYDKSIRKRLTRTVLIPSVTLLVLWIAVSSYFLFNGVYVRLVAASVREVSIPAATALAEFQKERQTALQYLDDPALGPARLQQQQKATDEKLSALKDAFAATISNAPDEIASKVNALKSQFDQLPVLRSQISFRSIDRAQVNSYYNGVMDTASNLFDTQARVVPDAEAATGGITATSVFRAGDMMSRETSLVSTAFAAGTFAPDDFAQFARLSGIYRTQLAQIEPFLDPGVRQKYQALTAGTAWRQLATAEEAIVKHGPWAAGEQNSVPVSETDWQNATTQVAQGLNDLAITQADKVSAAAIDAGDAQLRNVIIGSIVALLASLAAIIVAVRVSRSLVDRALMTRLARLRNDSLDLARNRLPDIVERLKSGEPVDLTEELPRLDHGRDEIGQVAEAFNVAQLTAVNAAASEAKARSGVHNVFLGIAHRNQVLVHQQLQILDEMEAREDDSTQLAALFQLDHLAARARRTTENLIILGGKQPGRRWRKPVPLMEVLRAAVSETEQYARVQVEQVPDVAIVGAAVADTIHLVAELVDNATSFSPPGSPVEVTSRMVARGVVVDVSDQGLGMKDGVREWANAMMAEAPEFDAMALRADSSLGLFVVARLAARLGITVTFDPSRYGGLRATVLIPAQHLAGEHADQTGDTSPAETTAVLAPVGAPAPQAAESSLRTMDSPSSFSGQIPMKRDSKPRPYPARALTPPDALPSVPAVTPEPAAAITPATEVKPTDDRPRLPRREPQQNLVAQLEKEPDDSEDEVVAPGEGTARTLAAFHKGTRRGRGGPDDDS